In Pseudomonadota bacterium, the following proteins share a genomic window:
- a CDS encoding DUF4215 domain-containing protein, whose amino-acid sequence MLDETRLPLMLVLASALVSCSDDPELGAPITSDGGAIQTPPNNTCEGARDGTSCGKDKHCIAQRCFHNTCGDGIRAGREQCDDGNEAVGDGCDPACRNESGTRPPPDSPAAPPSAPPGIEVFCGNGFVEAGEQCDDGNRVSGDGCSMDCKLEGDASVLDAGVAAPDAGSAEACGNGIVDLDEQCDDGNLVAGDGCADCQLAGPCRQCLEQATLLAGDEPGSRFRGCYLTQDVITEGPAGSLPVAFVCARLLQCVRKAQCAEGSVLYPCYCGTASIDDCQMGKAQPDGPCRQDYEAGAETTDPLQIAMRAKNKRYALGRASQLFLSQHINCATQCQWAPAGPGP is encoded by the coding sequence ATGTTGGACGAAACTCGATTGCCGCTCATGCTCGTCCTCGCGAGCGCACTGGTTTCTTGTTCTGACGATCCAGAGCTCGGAGCCCCAATCACATCGGACGGTGGTGCGATCCAGACGCCGCCCAATAACACCTGCGAAGGAGCGCGCGACGGCACATCCTGCGGCAAGGACAAGCACTGCATCGCGCAAAGATGCTTTCACAACACGTGCGGCGATGGGATCAGGGCGGGCCGCGAGCAGTGCGATGACGGCAACGAAGCGGTCGGGGACGGCTGCGATCCCGCCTGCCGCAACGAATCCGGGACTCGGCCTCCGCCCGATAGTCCGGCAGCTCCTCCGAGCGCGCCGCCAGGCATCGAGGTCTTCTGTGGCAACGGTTTCGTCGAAGCGGGCGAGCAGTGCGACGACGGCAACCGGGTTTCAGGCGACGGCTGCTCCATGGACTGCAAGCTCGAAGGCGACGCGAGCGTGCTCGACGCCGGCGTGGCTGCCCCCGACGCAGGCAGCGCCGAGGCCTGCGGCAACGGGATCGTTGACCTCGACGAGCAGTGCGACGACGGCAACCTGGTGGCGGGCGACGGCTGCGCCGACTGCCAGCTCGCGGGTCCATGCCGGCAATGCCTGGAGCAGGCAACTCTGCTGGCGGGGGATGAGCCGGGATCGCGCTTTCGCGGTTGCTACCTGACTCAAGACGTGATCACCGAAGGTCCGGCCGGCAGTCTGCCCGTCGCTTTCGTTTGTGCGCGCCTGCTGCAATGCGTTCGCAAGGCCCAGTGCGCCGAGGGCAGTGTGCTCTACCCCTGCTACTGCGGCACGGCGAGCATCGACGATTGTCAGATGGGCAAGGCGCAGCCTGACGGTCCGTGCCGGCAGGACTACGAAGCCGGCGCAGAGACCACGGATCCGTTGCAGATCGCCATGCGCGCCAAGAACAAGCGCTACGCGCTCGGCAGGGCTTCGCAGCTGTTTCTGTCGCAGCACATCAATTGCGCAACCCAGTGTCAATGGGCTCCGGCTGGGCCAGGTCCCTAG
- a CDS encoding DUF4215 domain-containing protein, with amino-acid sequence MKRARAVGIQGCWAALAAIGLCTCGGEELLGEEIFAVSATDRRSELPPRLQVSDTLASCDEAQQGTPCGPRMHCIFDACVVNVCGDGVMAYGETCDDGNRAGGDGCSARCREEICGNGIVDAGEECDDGNRMNDDTCRNDCRRPESRCGNGRLDTGEACDDGNLINHDACTNLCQPARCGDEIVGPGETCDDGNRVATDACTDACQKARCGDGIVQGGVEQCDDGNEVASDRCTNVCERARCGDGIVGPGERCDDGNTNSRDFCTNVCEPARCGDGIVGPGERCDDGNGVDTDTCRNDCTPPPIRQPAIQECGNGVIEGPEQCDDGNTVACDGCSLLCSIERCGNSAVECGEQCDDGNSVDTDACKNDCTLNASQTCGNGAIDTGEGCDDGNVAACDGCSSLCQVEQCGNRIVECAEQCDDGNSVDTDTCKNDCTPAACGDGVVQQGVEQCDPADLLALNQSQQSCDQDHCSATCQIEACGNGVLECAEVCDGSTGLNAGETCAADCMGRSDLCYECEEQWCRNFQGIGIDLVAGCFEHADPIFVQQCLDVIECARRTGCAAGDRGAEECYCGAAVSTDQCQAGTVAGACRTEIEIAAGGPSGPPVTDSMQVAALFTNRTVPLGNANFMLDCDRLFCASACLP; translated from the coding sequence ATGAAGCGAGCACGCGCGGTGGGAATTCAAGGATGCTGGGCGGCACTGGCCGCGATCGGCTTGTGCACGTGCGGTGGGGAGGAGCTACTCGGGGAAGAGATCTTCGCTGTCTCCGCCACGGATCGCCGCAGCGAGCTTCCGCCGCGCTTGCAGGTGAGCGACACCCTAGCCAGCTGCGACGAGGCGCAGCAAGGCACGCCTTGCGGCCCGAGGATGCACTGCATCTTCGATGCCTGCGTGGTCAACGTGTGCGGCGACGGCGTCATGGCCTACGGCGAGACGTGCGACGACGGCAACCGAGCGGGCGGCGACGGTTGTTCCGCGCGCTGCAGGGAGGAGATCTGCGGCAACGGGATCGTGGACGCGGGGGAAGAGTGCGACGATGGCAACCGCATGAACGACGACACCTGCCGCAACGACTGCCGCAGACCCGAGAGCCGCTGTGGCAACGGCAGGCTGGACACCGGCGAGGCTTGCGACGACGGAAACCTCATCAACCACGACGCGTGCACGAACCTGTGCCAGCCCGCGCGCTGCGGGGACGAGATCGTCGGCCCAGGCGAGACCTGCGATGACGGCAACCGGGTCGCGACGGATGCCTGCACGGATGCCTGCCAAAAAGCTCGCTGCGGGGACGGCATCGTGCAGGGCGGCGTGGAGCAGTGCGACGACGGCAACGAAGTAGCGAGCGACCGTTGCACCAATGTTTGCGAACGAGCTCGCTGCGGGGACGGCATCGTCGGACCCGGGGAGCGCTGCGACGACGGAAACACGAACAGCAGGGACTTCTGCACGAACGTCTGCGAACCGGCGCGCTGCGGGGACGGCATCGTTGGACCCGGGGAGCGCTGCGACGATGGTAACGGGGTCGACACCGATACCTGCCGCAACGACTGTACTCCTCCGCCCATACGCCAGCCTGCCATACAAGAGTGCGGCAACGGTGTGATCGAAGGTCCTGAGCAATGCGACGACGGAAACACGGTGGCATGCGACGGGTGCTCGCTTCTGTGCAGCATCGAACGATGCGGCAACAGCGCCGTCGAGTGCGGCGAGCAGTGCGACGACGGAAACAGCGTGGACACCGATGCATGCAAGAACGACTGCACGCTCAACGCTTCACAGACGTGCGGCAACGGTGCCATCGATACGGGGGAGGGTTGCGACGACGGCAACGTCGCCGCGTGCGACGGATGCTCGAGCCTGTGTCAAGTCGAGCAATGCGGCAACCGGATCGTGGAATGCGCTGAGCAGTGCGACGACGGAAACAGCGTGGACACCGATACATGCAAGAACGACTGCACTCCGGCGGCTTGCGGAGACGGCGTGGTGCAACAGGGCGTGGAGCAGTGCGACCCCGCCGACCTGCTTGCGCTGAACCAGAGCCAGCAGAGCTGCGACCAGGACCATTGTTCCGCAACGTGCCAAATCGAAGCGTGCGGCAACGGTGTGCTCGAGTGCGCGGAGGTCTGCGACGGCAGCACCGGTTTGAACGCCGGCGAGACCTGCGCCGCCGATTGCATGGGCAGGAGCGACCTCTGCTACGAGTGCGAGGAGCAGTGGTGCCGCAACTTCCAGGGTATCGGCATCGACCTGGTCGCCGGTTGCTTCGAGCACGCGGACCCGATCTTCGTGCAGCAGTGTCTGGACGTGATCGAATGCGCCCGCCGGACCGGCTGTGCGGCCGGCGACCGTGGCGCCGAGGAGTGCTACTGCGGCGCCGCAGTCAGCACGGACCAGTGCCAGGCGGGTACCGTCGCAGGTGCCTGCAGGACCGAGATCGAGATCGCAGCCGGCGGGCCATCGGGGCCGCCCGTCACCGATTCAATGCAAGTAGCCGCGCTTTTCACGAACCGCACCGTCCCGCTAGGCAATGCCAACTTCATGCTCGATTGCGACCGTCTCTTCTGTGCCAGCGCCTGCCTGCCCTAG